A genomic window from Camelina sativa cultivar DH55 chromosome 2, Cs, whole genome shotgun sequence includes:
- the LOC104722256 gene encoding glycine-rich RNA-binding protein 8-like codes for MIINDRETGRSKEFGFVTFKDEKSMRDAIEEMNGKELVGRTITVNEAQSRGSGGGGGGHGGYRVGGGYERRSGGYLSGGGGGGRCGHGGRCEGGSGC; via the exons atg ATCATTAACGATCGTGAGACTGGAAGGTCAAAGGAATTCGGATTCGTCACCTTCAAGGACGAGAAATCCATGAGGGATGCTATTGAAGAGATGAACGGGAAAGAGCTTGTTGGCCGCACCATCACTGTGAATGAGGCTCAGTCAAGAGGAAGcggcggcggtggaggaggcCATGGTGGTTACCGTGTCGGCGGTGGTTATGAGAGACGTAGCGGTGGTTACCTATCTGGTGGAGGCGGCGGTGGCCGATGTGGACACGGTGGTCGTTGTGAAGGCGGTAGCGGTTGTTGA